From the genome of Sphingobacterium kitahiroshimense, one region includes:
- a CDS encoding nucleoid-associated protein, whose product MFFHQDATFDQLSIHRVGNKSQEEFYILSEQPVPLENDDVLPPLLMQYFMSPFAKVNEVYRLFHPNGELALNEIYHFTKQFFNEQLAFHEYSQQIAKHLYEVCMHPKIKPGEVYVVSLKNVQIEGENYDAVGIFKSENKETYLKVYPNQGGFQLDYEEEAININKLDKGVIIVNVEEEEGYKVLVVDQTNKTEAVYWKDDFLKIKIRNDDFNQTGNYLKVYKNFVNEKLDDMFELEKADKIDLLNKSLNYFKEKETFDQEEFEEEVIGNPIAATMFNDFRSGFEDEFDSPFQSSFDIADKAVKKMEASYKTVLKLDKNFHVYLHGKREYIEKGFDEEKGMNYYKLYFENES is encoded by the coding sequence ATGTTTTTTCATCAAGATGCAACTTTCGATCAACTTTCTATCCATCGTGTAGGCAACAAGTCACAAGAGGAGTTTTATATATTATCAGAGCAACCTGTTCCACTTGAGAATGACGATGTATTACCCCCTCTGCTTATGCAATATTTTATGAGTCCTTTTGCAAAGGTAAATGAAGTTTATCGCTTATTTCATCCCAATGGAGAACTGGCGTTAAATGAAATTTATCACTTTACAAAACAGTTCTTTAATGAGCAATTAGCTTTTCATGAATACTCTCAGCAGATAGCAAAACACTTATATGAAGTTTGTATGCACCCGAAGATCAAACCTGGTGAGGTGTATGTGGTTTCATTGAAAAATGTACAGATTGAGGGTGAGAATTATGATGCTGTCGGAATTTTTAAGTCTGAGAACAAGGAAACTTATCTAAAAGTATATCCGAATCAAGGTGGTTTTCAATTGGATTATGAGGAAGAAGCAATTAATATTAATAAATTGGATAAGGGTGTGATCATAGTCAATGTAGAAGAAGAGGAAGGTTATAAGGTGCTGGTTGTCGATCAAACGAATAAAACCGAGGCAGTTTATTGGAAAGATGATTTTCTAAAGATAAAAATTCGTAATGATGATTTTAATCAGACGGGTAACTATTTGAAAGTTTATAAAAACTTTGTAAATGAGAAATTGGATGATATGTTTGAGTTAGAAAAGGCTGATAAGATTGATCTGCTCAATAAATCATTGAATTACTTTAAAGAAAAAGAGACTTTTGATCAAGAGGAATTTGAGGAGGAAGTAATTGGTAATCCTATTGCAGCAACAATGTTTAATGACTTCCGATCTGGATTTGAAGATGAATTTGATTCTCCTTTTCAAAGCAGTTTTGATATCGCTGACAAAGCGGTTAAAAAAATGGAAGCATCTTATAAGACCGTATTAAAGCTGGATAAAAATTTTCATGTTTATTTGCATGGTAAACGAGAATATATTGAAAAGGGATTTGATGAAGAAAAAGGGATGAATTATTACAAGCTATATTTTGAGAATGAGAGCTAA